The Trueperaceae bacterium genome includes a window with the following:
- a CDS encoding biotin transporter BioY codes for MTHRTAALLDHLVPVRSAPAAGAVARALLCAAGGVLLLALLSQVRVPIGPVPVTGQTLGVLLVGAAYGAPLGLATVAAYLVLGALGLPVFAGGEAGVAYALGPTGGYLVGFALAAALLGRLSTRGWDRSPLSCALAMLLANAVVYVPGLLWLRQSLGLDWPSTFAAGLAPFVLGDLIKLAIAAAALPAAWRVVGRGSES; via the coding sequence ATGACACACAGGACAGCGGCCCTACTGGACCACCTCGTGCCCGTCCGGAGCGCGCCCGCCGCGGGCGCCGTCGCGCGGGCGCTGCTGTGCGCGGCCGGCGGCGTGCTGCTGCTCGCGCTGCTCTCGCAGGTGCGCGTGCCCATCGGCCCCGTGCCGGTGACCGGCCAGACCCTCGGCGTGCTGCTCGTGGGCGCCGCCTACGGCGCGCCGCTGGGGCTCGCCACCGTCGCCGCCTACCTGGTACTCGGCGCGCTCGGCCTGCCCGTGTTCGCCGGCGGGGAGGCGGGCGTGGCGTACGCGCTCGGACCCACCGGCGGCTACCTCGTCGGGTTCGCGCTGGCGGCCGCGCTGCTCGGCCGCCTCTCCACGCGCGGCTGGGACAGGAGCCCGCTCTCGTGCGCGCTCGCGATGCTGCTGGCCAACGCCGTCGTCTACGTGCCCGGCCTGCTGTGGCTGCGGCAGTCCCTCGGCCTCGACTGGCCCTCCACGTTCGCGGCCGGCCTGGCGCCCTTCGTGCTCGGCGACCTGATCAAGCTGGCGATCGCCGCGGCCGCCCTGCCCGCCGCCTGGCGGGTCGTGGGCAGGGGCTCGGAGAGCTAG
- a CDS encoding (Fe-S)-binding protein, protein MLTVAEKVAFVLLAGASFYLTYVGFARVVRVIARGQAGPLPRTNRLVTRAVQGVLRTLSQRTVFRARPVASTFHAFVFYGFVLYLFVNVIDGLNGFLPRSFTARLDLGAVGDAYRLLSDVVTVLILVAIVFFLLRRFLVRPAAMRQNERTHLHEEVRQGGVRRDSLIVALFILLHVGFRLTAESFLLAAEGHADPFQPFASTIAGLVGFGEGRMLGWHVGWWGALGLVLAFLPYFPRSKHIHLFAAPAKFALERRRDDLSPVPTGALEPLDLEDETAEQFGAAKLEHLRFPQLLDAYACIQCNRCSNVCPANRTGKALSPAALEINKRYELNLIAEAFARGEESPRELIEFAISPEAVWACTTCGACMEVCPVGCEQMIDIVDIRRDLVMMRGEFPAELQNAFRGMERTGNPWGIAQDDRMAWAEGLSVPTVEENPGFEVLFFVGCAGSYDPAAQRTTKAMVRILEHAKVNYAVLGKAERCTGDPARRAGNEYLYYQLASENVETLNSVLIEEKLDSAKSKLVLTTCPHCFNALVNDYPQLGGHYEVVHHTQLIERLTAEGRLPPLADTRTITFHDPCYLGRHNGVYDAPREVLKAGGTRLVEMEHSRNDSFCCGAGGAQFWKEEEPGDRRVSEERFAQALATGAEVVATGCPFCKVMLGSSESAQSEGAPAVLDVAQLVASRLDAIQARLDAASAASD, encoded by the coding sequence GTGCTCACCGTCGCCGAGAAGGTCGCCTTCGTCCTGCTGGCCGGCGCGTCCTTCTACCTGACGTACGTGGGCTTCGCGCGGGTCGTGAGGGTCATCGCGCGCGGGCAGGCGGGCCCGCTGCCGCGCACGAACCGGCTCGTGACGCGCGCCGTGCAGGGCGTGCTGAGGACGCTTTCTCAGCGCACCGTGTTCCGCGCCCGGCCCGTGGCCAGCACGTTCCACGCCTTCGTCTTCTACGGCTTCGTCCTCTACCTGTTCGTCAACGTCATCGACGGGCTCAACGGCTTCCTGCCGCGCAGCTTCACCGCGCGCCTCGACCTCGGCGCCGTCGGCGACGCCTACCGCCTGCTGTCCGACGTCGTCACGGTCCTGATCCTCGTCGCCATCGTCTTCTTCCTGCTGCGCCGGTTCCTGGTGCGCCCGGCCGCGATGCGGCAGAACGAGCGCACGCACCTGCACGAGGAGGTCAGGCAGGGGGGCGTGCGGCGCGACTCGCTGATCGTGGCGCTCTTCATCCTCCTGCACGTGGGCTTCCGCCTCACGGCCGAGTCGTTCCTGCTGGCCGCCGAGGGCCACGCCGACCCGTTCCAGCCGTTCGCCTCGACCATCGCCGGGCTCGTCGGCTTCGGCGAGGGGCGCATGCTCGGCTGGCACGTCGGCTGGTGGGGCGCGCTCGGCCTGGTCCTGGCGTTCCTGCCCTACTTCCCGCGCTCCAAGCACATCCACCTCTTCGCCGCGCCGGCGAAGTTCGCGCTCGAGCGCCGTCGCGACGACCTCTCGCCCGTGCCGACGGGCGCGCTCGAGCCGCTCGACCTGGAGGACGAGACCGCCGAGCAGTTCGGCGCGGCCAAGCTCGAGCACCTGCGCTTCCCGCAGCTCCTCGACGCCTACGCCTGCATCCAGTGCAACAGGTGCTCGAACGTCTGCCCGGCGAACCGGACCGGCAAGGCGCTCTCGCCCGCGGCGCTCGAGATCAACAAGCGCTACGAGCTCAACCTCATCGCCGAGGCCTTCGCCAGGGGCGAGGAGAGCCCCAGGGAGCTCATCGAGTTCGCGATCTCGCCAGAGGCCGTGTGGGCCTGCACCACCTGCGGCGCCTGCATGGAGGTCTGCCCCGTGGGCTGCGAGCAGATGATCGACATCGTCGACATCAGGCGCGACCTCGTCATGATGCGGGGCGAGTTCCCCGCCGAGCTGCAGAACGCGTTCCGTGGCATGGAGCGCACCGGCAACCCCTGGGGCATCGCCCAGGACGACCGCATGGCCTGGGCCGAGGGCCTGAGCGTGCCGACGGTCGAGGAGAACCCGGGCTTCGAGGTGCTGTTCTTCGTCGGCTGCGCCGGCTCGTACGACCCCGCCGCGCAGCGCACGACGAAGGCGATGGTGCGGATCCTCGAGCACGCCAAGGTGAACTACGCCGTCCTCGGCAAGGCCGAGCGCTGCACCGGCGACCCGGCCAGGCGCGCCGGGAACGAGTACCTCTACTACCAGCTCGCCAGCGAGAACGTCGAGACCCTGAACTCGGTGCTCATCGAGGAGAAACTGGACAGCGCGAAGAGCAAGCTCGTGCTCACGACCTGCCCGCACTGCTTCAACGCCCTGGTGAACGACTACCCGCAGCTGGGCGGCCACTACGAGGTCGTGCACCACACGCAGCTCATCGAGCGCCTCACGGCCGAGGGGCGCCTGCCGCCGCTGGCCGACACGCGCACGATCACGTTCCACGACCCGTGCTACCTGGGGCGCCACAACGGCGTGTACGACGCGCCGCGCGAGGTGCTGAAGGCCGGCGGCACGAGGCTCGTCGAGATGGAGCACAGCCGCAACGACTCCTTCTGCTGCGGCGCCGGCGGCGCCCAGTTCTGGAAGGAGGAGGAGCCGGGGGACAGGCGCGTGTCCGAGGAGCGCTTCGCTCAGGCCCTCGCCACCGGCGCCGAGGTCGTGGCGACCGGTTGTCCCTTCTGCAAGGTCATGCTCGGCTCGAGCGAGAGCGCGCAGTCTGAGGGCGCGCCCGCGGTGCTCGACGTCGCCCAGCTCGTGGCGTCGCGGCTCGACGCCATCCAGGCCCGCCTGGACGCCGCCTCCGCGGCCAGCGACTGA
- a CDS encoding acyl-CoA thioesterase, translated as MDLGPDEPRVSDWVVTVDTVFPNQVNPLGSVFGGRLLQLMDVNAAVACTRFCRRVVVTASTEPIDFRAPIHVGEIVEVKSRVAWTGRTSMIVRCEVHGENPLTGERRLCTVGHLNFVALGEDGKPTPVPRLRVETEMERRHWETGQRVRDAIERRRQGRAHQPS; from the coding sequence GTGGACCTGGGCCCCGATGAACCCCGCGTCTCCGACTGGGTCGTCACGGTGGACACCGTCTTCCCCAACCAGGTGAACCCCCTGGGCTCGGTGTTCGGCGGGCGGCTCTTGCAGCTCATGGACGTGAACGCGGCCGTCGCCTGCACGCGCTTCTGCCGCCGGGTCGTAGTCACCGCCTCCACCGAGCCCATCGACTTCCGCGCCCCGATCCACGTCGGCGAGATCGTCGAGGTCAAGAGCCGCGTGGCGTGGACGGGGCGGACGAGCATGATCGTGCGCTGCGAGGTGCACGGCGAGAACCCGCTGACCGGCGAGAGGCGGCTGTGCACGGTGGGCCACCTGAACTTCGTGGCGCTCGGCGAGGACGGCAAGCCGACGCCGGTGCCGCGCCTGCGCGTGGAGACGGAGATGGAGAGGCGCCACTGGGAGACCGGCCAGCGCGTCAGGGACGCCATCGAGAGGCGCCGACAGGGCAGGGCCCACCAGCCCTCCTGA
- a CDS encoding VWA domain-containing protein — protein sequence MARTTRILKSALLALCLLLPAATAAAQGPVYIQLILDASGSMWNKLADGRYRIVAAKDVLTQLVSSLPDQEGLNVGLRVYGANFWASDPGACEDSQLVVPMEGVDRERLLATVRETEALGATPIALSLELAAQDFPADGRKVIVLITDGIESCRSDLREVAERLRQQGIDIDLRIIGIDLDASARAAFEGLGTFENATSAAELLGALNRAVEVAPAEATYPVTVTLTREGAPATEGATVEFVSAVTDERYPFAAGDAAGEFTADLPAGAYAARVADAFSGEPLTFAGLTVTEGENAFAFELAPRAEVTLTVADERPAAGSSLTVSFEGAPDGHGEVWLAPADAGDDVWLTFAYVEGPAGEAELRVPEEPGAYEARYVLPLPEGGYEVVGRAAFEAQAVTASVSAPAEAVGGNEIEVAWEGPDNPGDFITVVPAGAAEGAWTDFAYTATGSPARVSVPEEPGEYEVRYVTGQSNKTLASTTIVVTEATASVSAPAQVMAGAEVEVTWTGPNNSGDYITIAPAGSREGTYLDYEYTTSGSPLTIRAPDEPGDYEVRYVTGQSDSTLAMAPIEVTAATATVAGPAEVVAGSPIEVTWTGPDNSGDYITVAPAGSPEGTYLEYDYTASGSPLTIRAPEEPGEYEIRYVTGQSASTLASAPITVVPATASLSAPSEVAAGERFDVTWEGPGNSGDYITVAPAGSPEGTYLDYVYASGSGATVSLRAPDEPGQYEVRYVTGRQGHTLASFPVTVR from the coding sequence GTGGCCAGAACTACGCGCATCCTGAAGTCGGCCCTGCTCGCCCTGTGCCTCCTGCTTCCGGCAGCTACCGCCGCGGCCCAGGGGCCCGTCTACATCCAGCTGATCCTCGACGCCTCGGGCTCGATGTGGAACAAGCTCGCCGACGGGCGCTACCGCATCGTGGCGGCCAAGGACGTCCTGACCCAGCTCGTCTCCTCGCTGCCGGACCAGGAGGGGCTCAACGTCGGCCTGCGCGTCTACGGCGCCAACTTCTGGGCGAGCGACCCCGGCGCCTGCGAGGACTCGCAGCTCGTCGTGCCCATGGAGGGCGTCGACCGCGAGCGCCTGCTCGCCACCGTCCGCGAGACCGAGGCCCTCGGCGCCACGCCCATCGCGCTGTCCCTCGAGCTGGCCGCCCAGGACTTCCCCGCGGACGGACGCAAGGTCATCGTCCTCATCACCGACGGCATCGAGTCGTGCCGCAGCGACCTGCGCGAGGTCGCGGAGCGCCTGCGGCAGCAGGGCATCGACATCGACCTGCGCATCATCGGCATCGACCTCGACGCGTCGGCCCGCGCCGCGTTCGAGGGCCTCGGCACCTTCGAGAACGCCACCAGCGCCGCCGAGCTGCTGGGCGCCCTGAACCGCGCCGTGGAGGTCGCGCCGGCCGAGGCCACCTACCCGGTGACCGTGACGCTGACGCGCGAGGGGGCGCCCGCCACCGAGGGCGCCACCGTCGAGTTCGTCTCCGCCGTCACCGACGAGCGCTACCCGTTCGCCGCCGGCGACGCCGCCGGCGAGTTCACCGCCGACCTGCCCGCGGGCGCCTACGCGGCGCGCGTCGCCGACGCGTTCTCCGGCGAGCCGCTCACCTTCGCCGGCCTCACCGTCACCGAGGGCGAGAACGCGTTCGCCTTCGAGCTCGCCCCGCGAGCCGAGGTGACCCTGACCGTGGCCGACGAGCGTCCCGCCGCCGGCTCCAGCCTCACCGTCTCCTTCGAGGGCGCGCCGGATGGCCACGGGGAGGTGTGGCTCGCCCCCGCCGACGCCGGCGACGACGTGTGGCTGACGTTCGCGTACGTCGAGGGGCCCGCCGGCGAGGCCGAGCTGCGCGTGCCCGAGGAGCCCGGGGCCTACGAGGCCCGCTACGTCCTCCCGCTGCCCGAGGGCGGCTACGAGGTCGTAGGGCGCGCCGCCTTCGAGGCCCAGGCCGTCACGGCGTCCGTGAGCGCCCCGGCCGAGGCCGTCGGCGGCAACGAGATAGAGGTCGCCTGGGAAGGTCCAGACAACCCCGGCGACTTCATCACGGTCGTCCCGGCCGGCGCCGCGGAGGGCGCCTGGACCGACTTCGCGTACACGGCCACCGGCAGCCCGGCGCGCGTGAGCGTCCCCGAGGAGCCGGGCGAGTACGAGGTCAGGTACGTCACCGGCCAGAGCAACAAGACGCTCGCGAGCACGACCATCGTCGTGACCGAGGCCACGGCTTCGGTGTCGGCCCCCGCCCAGGTCATGGCCGGCGCCGAGGTCGAGGTCACCTGGACCGGGCCGAACAACAGCGGGGACTACATCACGATCGCGCCGGCGGGGTCGCGCGAGGGCACCTACCTCGACTACGAGTACACGACCAGCGGCTCCCCGCTCACCATCAGGGCGCCGGACGAGCCCGGCGACTACGAGGTCAGGTACGTCACGGGCCAGAGCGACAGCACGCTGGCCATGGCGCCCATCGAGGTCACGGCGGCCACCGCCACCGTTGCCGGGCCCGCCGAGGTGGTGGCGGGCAGCCCTATCGAGGTGACGTGGACGGGTCCCGACAACTCCGGCGACTACATCACCGTCGCGCCGGCCGGTTCGCCGGAGGGCACCTACCTCGAGTACGACTACACGGCCAGCGGCTCGCCCCTGACGATCAGGGCGCCGGAGGAGCCCGGCGAGTACGAGATCCGCTACGTGACGGGCCAGAGCGCGTCCACGCTGGCGAGCGCGCCCATCACCGTGGTCCCGGCCACGGCCTCGCTGTCGGCGCCGAGCGAGGTGGCCGCCGGCGAGCGCTTCGACGTCACCTGGGAGGGCCCCGGGAACAGCGGCGACTACATCACCGTGGCCCCGGCCGGTTCGCCGGAGGGCACGTACCTCGACTACGTCTACGCCAGCGGCAGCGGGGCGACGGTATCTCTCAGGGCCCCTGACGAGCCGGGGCAGTACGAGGTCAGGTACGTCACGGGACGCCAGGGGCACACGCTGGCCAGCTTCCCGGTGACCGTGCGCTGA
- a CDS encoding M43 family zinc metalloprotease encodes MAEDQQTMRRECGTMEVHERLLRQVPGYAEARSRAENYALRAAVLPQMAREGCTTIPVVVHVVHKTPAQNISDAQIHSQIAVLNDDFRMRNADLSTAPAPFAAVAGDARLSFELATTDPDGNPTDGIVRVRTDKSEFSTVADDIKFSAQGGSDAWPADRYLNIWVAPRIVGSGGQNVLGYAQFPGGPPQTDGVVILHSAFGTTGTAAAPFDRGRTATHEIGHWLNLRHIWGDDGTGCAGSDFVSDTPNQGGPNYGVPTFPRISCGNGPNGDMFVNYMDYVDDAAMVMFTAEQVVRMQAALDSSRSTIGETRPCLKVPVKDHPKDPIKEHPKDLPKEFSKDPPKEHPKDLPKDPFKEHPKDLPKEFPKDLPKDLPKDLHKEPTKELPKDPPKELPKDFSKDPPKDLPKEVFKEFPKDPPKELIKEFPKDGIKDFKEGPVDPQKPPIADGPKNVFDPPKGLMEPPIDLGPGNLPFVLGTGTAAAAGARGGGAQQRAALLAAYTELLAQYARLHAAGMLDASGMAAWQQAAAAYQQLIGS; translated from the coding sequence ATGGCGGAAGACCAGCAGACCATGCGGCGCGAGTGCGGCACGATGGAGGTGCACGAGAGGCTACTCCGCCAGGTGCCGGGCTACGCGGAGGCTCGTTCGAGGGCCGAGAACTACGCCCTGCGCGCGGCGGTCCTGCCGCAGATGGCCAGGGAGGGCTGCACCACGATCCCCGTCGTGGTCCACGTGGTGCACAAGACGCCCGCGCAGAACATCTCCGACGCCCAGATCCACAGCCAGATCGCCGTCCTCAACGACGACTTCCGCATGCGGAACGCCGACCTGTCGACGGCCCCCGCGCCGTTCGCGGCCGTCGCCGGCGACGCGCGCCTGAGCTTCGAGCTGGCGACGACGGACCCGGACGGCAACCCCACCGACGGCATCGTGAGGGTGAGGACCGACAAGTCGGAGTTCTCCACCGTCGCCGACGACATCAAGTTCTCCGCCCAGGGCGGCTCCGACGCCTGGCCCGCCGACAGGTACCTGAACATCTGGGTCGCCCCGAGGATCGTGGGCTCCGGCGGCCAGAACGTGCTGGGCTACGCCCAGTTCCCCGGCGGGCCTCCCCAGACCGACGGCGTGGTGATCCTCCACAGCGCCTTCGGCACCACGGGGACCGCCGCGGCGCCGTTCGACCGCGGGCGCACTGCCACCCACGAGATCGGCCACTGGCTGAACCTGAGGCACATCTGGGGCGACGACGGCACCGGCTGCGCCGGCAGCGACTTCGTGTCCGACACGCCCAACCAGGGCGGCCCGAACTACGGGGTCCCGACGTTCCCGCGCATCAGCTGCGGCAACGGCCCCAACGGCGACATGTTCGTCAACTACATGGACTACGTCGACGACGCGGCGATGGTCATGTTCACGGCCGAGCAGGTCGTGCGCATGCAGGCCGCCCTCGACAGCAGCCGCAGCACGATCGGCGAGACGCGCCCGTGCCTGAAGGTCCCCGTCAAGGACCACCCCAAGGACCCCATCAAGGAGCACCCCAAGGACCTGCCGAAGGAGTTCTCCAAGGACCCGCCCAAGGAACATCCCAAGGACCTCCCGAAGGACCCCTTCAAGGAGCACCCGAAGGACCTCCCCAAGGAGTTCCCGAAGGACCTGCCGAAGGACCTGCCCAAGGACCTCCACAAGGAGCCGACGAAGGAGCTCCCGAAGGACCCCCCCAAGGAGCTGCCCAAGGACTTCAGCAAGGACCCGCCGAAGGACCTGCCCAAGGAGGTCTTCAAGGAGTTCCCCAAGGACCCGCCCAAGGAGCTCATCAAGGAGTTCCCGAAGGACGGGATCAAGGACTTCAAGGAGGGTCCAGTCGACCCGCAGAAGCCGCCCATCGCCGACGGGCCCAAGAACGTGTTCGACCCGCCGAAGGGCCTCATGGAGCCGCCGATCGACCTCGGTCCCGGCAACCTGCCCTTCGTGCTCGGCACGGGCACCGCGGCCGCGGCGGGGGCGCGGGGCGGCGGGGCGCAGCAGAGGGCGGCCCTGCTGGCCGCGTACACGGAGCTGCTGGCCCAGTACGCGCGCCTGCACGCCGCCGGCATGCTGGACGCCTCCGGCATGGCCGCGTGGCAGCAGGCCGCGGCCGCCTACCAGCAGCTCATCGGGAGCTGA